Proteins encoded within one genomic window of Lampris incognitus isolate fLamInc1 chromosome 1, fLamInc1.hap2, whole genome shotgun sequence:
- the LOC130110818 gene encoding zinc finger protein OZF-like, producing MSAVSLLRSFVIERLSAADEEIVGAFERAVVAREEEMARQRRLLDLVLKPSIPLRRIDFVQLSDQQHREQERSSSLVKQEQQKLMISPQEDQLPLQEVAYTFESTFTPLCDGNDHGNDQPLPSQLYQTQTEGDTEPPAVTSFEPIQLDSKEDKFLISEPTSDHHTLSNCCHVTKSEADHTCSRQNSEEAGSTLKERLKPHKKPHNKCKICGKVLYNLEVFKIHMAFHTGEKPFKCATCGRDFTWKYNMERHTRTHAGEKPFRCSTRGKLFTRKSNLQRHIRSHTGEKPFRCSTCGKMFTWKSSLQRHVTSHTGEKPFTCTTCGDMFTWKSSLQRHIRTHAGEKPFRCTTCGDMFTHESNFQRHVRTHTGEKPFRCTTCGKMFNKKSNFQTHVRTHTGEKPFRCTTCGKMFTQKSDLLRHMRTHTGEKPFRCTTCGKMFTRKSNLQRHIRTHTVKKPFRCTTCGKIFTQKSDLLRHVRSHTEEKPFRCTTCGKMFAQMSNLQMHVRTHTGEKPFRCTTCGKMFTQKSDLLRHVRTHKQGRSHSGAAIVEMSSAQNGI from the exons ATGTCCGCAGTCAGCCTGCTACGATCGTTCGTCATCGAGCGACTAAGTGCCGCGGATGAGGAGATAGTAGGAGCTTTCGAGAGGGCGGTGGTGGCGCGCGAGGAGGAGATGGCTCGACAGAGGAGGCTGCTGGACTTGGTGCTGAAGCCCAGTATCCCGCTACGCAGAATAG ACTTTGTACAGTTATCTGATCAGCAGCATCGTGAGCAGGAGAGGAGCTCCAGTCTGGTCAAGCAGGAACAACAGAAACTCATGATCAGTCCACAAGAAGACCAACTTCCATTGCAGGAGGTAGCTTATACTTTTGAGTCCACATTTACccctctttgtgatggaaatgatCATGGTAATGATCAGCCTCTGCCCTCGCAACTCTACCAAacccagacagagggagacacagagccccCAGCTGTCACCTCATTTGAGCCGATACAACTGGATTCCAAAGAAGACAAGTTTTTGatatcagaaccaacaagtgACCACCATACCCTCTCTAACTGCTGTCATGTAACTAAGAGTGAAGCTGACCATACTTGCAGTCGCCAGAACAGTGAGGAAGCAGGTTCAACTCTGAAAGAAAGGCTGAAACCCCACAAAAAGCCCCACAACAAGTGCAAGATTTGTGGCAAAGTGCTTTATAATTTGGAAGTTTTCAAAATTCACATGGCATTTCACACAGGGGAAAAGCCTTTCAAATGTGCCACTTGTGGGAGAGACTTTACCTGGAAGTATAATATGGAGAGGCATACAAGGACTCACGCAGGGGAGAAACCATTCAGATGCAGCACGCGTGGGAAATTGTTTACCCGTAAGTCAAATTTACAAAGGCACATAAGgtctcatacaggggagaagccattcaggtgcagcacatgcgggaaaatgtttacctggAAGTCAAGTTTACAAAGGCACGTAACgtctcatacaggggagaagccattcacatgCACCACGTGTGGGGATATGTTTACCTGGAAGTCAAGTTTACAAAGGCACATAAGGACTCatgcaggggagaagccattcagatgcaccacgtgcggggATATGTTTACCCATGAGTCAAATTTTCAAaggcacgtaaggactcatacaggggagaagccattcagatgcaccacatgcgggaaaatgtttaacaagaagtcaaattttcaaacgcacgtaaggactcatacaggggagaagccattcagatgcaccacgtgtgggaaaatgtttacccagaagtcagatTTACTAAGGCACatgaggactcatacaggggagaagccattcagatgcaccacatgcgggaaaatgtttacccgcaagtcaaatttacaaaggcacataaggactcatacagtgaagaagccattcagatgcaccacgtgcgggaaaattTTTACCCAGAAGTCAGATTTACTAAGGCACGTAAGGTCTCATACAgaagagaagccattcagatgcaccacgtgcgggaaaatgtttgccCAGATGTCAAATTTACAAAtgcacgtaaggactcatacaggggagaagccattcagatgcaccacatgcgggaaaatgtttacccagaagtcagatCTACTAaggcacgtaaggactcataaGCAAGGGAGAAGCCATTCGGGTGCTGCGATTGTGGAAATGAGTTCAGCTCAAAATGGCATCTAA
- the LOC130128353 gene encoding uncharacterized protein LOC130128353, which translates to MNEILGGRPSVRPLAVIDSSANSDDEVEDEADSENENADEPTHPETVQPADRSVSPAVVVGSPLPSIRSPSPASSVNIRCPSPASSVSSGTPLSPLDLPLSTQDTSAYSATFTAMSCWTTTSQKRKNKMEAALDVFAKKMSDVVEKDNEVLLQMQAAQHKHDMSMMTFLAQLIKDGQSQPPAPQHGHTPPVPPSQHPTLSTRSITATATLLSAHSSSIVT; encoded by the exons ATGAATGAAATCCTCGGAGGCAGGCCAAGCGTTCGTCCGTTGGCTGTCATCGACAGCTCTGCTAACAGCGATGATGAAGTCGAGGATGAGGCGGACAGTGAGAACGAGAATGCAG ATGAGCCCACACATCCTGAGACAGTTCAACCAGCAGACAGGTCTGTCAGTCCAGCAGTTGTGGTTGGTTCCCCACTACCAAGCATCAGGAGTCCCAGCCCAGCATCCTCTGTCAACATCAGATGTCCCAGCCCAGCATCCTCTGTCTCCTCTGGAACCCCTCTGTCTCCTCTGGACCTCCCTCTGTCTACTCAGGACACAAGTGCCTATTCAGCAACATTTACTGCAATGTCATGCT GGACCACAACAAGCCAAAAACGTAAGAACAAGATGGAAGCAGCATTGGATGTTTTTGCCAAAAAGATGAGTGATGTAGTGGAAAAAGATAACGAAGTTCTATTGCAGATGCAGGCTGCACAGCACAAACACGACATGTCCATGATGACCTTCCTTGCCCAGCTGATCAAGGATGGACAGTCTCAGCCTCCGGCACCTCAGCACGGTCACACTCCCCCAGTTCCACCGAGCCAACATCCCACCCTTTCCACCAGAAGCATCACAGCAACAGCAACCCTTCTTTCAGCCCATAGCTCCTCCATTGTCACCTGA